Genomic DNA from Lactuca sativa cultivar Salinas chromosome 8, Lsat_Salinas_v11, whole genome shotgun sequence:
AACCATGACCATCAATTACTTATagtcatattttttaattttctttatcATTAGTATTGTTATTGTTAAACACATAAACAATTCAATCTATGGCTATACAATACTTACACTCacaagtttttattttattttaacatgACAATTGCTTATGTTTAGACATACATAAGAAATTTAACTATGACCATTAACTAGTAATGGTCATATGTATTTTGTTTTAGAATTATCATTGTTTACTTTAAAATGCACATAAAAACTTAAATCGTCACcataaacttatagttgaaggtTTTTTCACGTAAACCGTGACCATAAAATAATTATAATCATGTGGTTTTTTTTCCTTAAACCGTAACAATACATTATTTATAATCACATGTTTTCTTCTTTTATCATTAGAATTGTTAATTTTTGGAAACACAAAAGCAAATACGCAAATACACCGTAATCATACAATACTTACActtacaaaattttctttttaacatgACAATTGTTTATGTTTAGACTCTCATAAGAAATTAACCCTCGACCATAGTTACTAGTTTTACTCTTTTACTAAGTAGCTAATTTATGTGGCCATATGTATTAGCTTTTAGCCACACCAGATTCATGTCTAATTCCACACTATGATTTAGACAGATGAACGATTGCTTCAAGTAACCATACATATATTTATCATTTCAAATAAAAATAATCATAGAAATATGTAGCTAAAAGTATATTACAAATTTATTAATAACCTTTAGCTATTGAAATAATCGAAAATATAGCAGAGTTGTTTGGCAAAAGTATGATTGTACgtcatttttttttttctaatggaATTGATTCATATGTTATTAGGGAATATGTTGACTTTGGTGAGGTACACACCTAGCATGTTCAATCCCCTCACATGTTTGTTGAAATATTTACAATGACATTCTTACACAATTATTTCTTGATTTTTGAAACACTTTAACATTAAAGAAAAAGACGTAATAGCGGCAATGCCATTAATCGCGACAACTACTATTAGTGGCGAGTCAGCAACACACAATATTCAGGTTTTGTTTGGTCGCTATTGTCTTCAGACCCCGAGACCGATCGGTATCCGTAAGATTGCACCCTGGCCCTTGATTATTTGAACAATTCAACGGCTGTAAATTCGTGTCAAACTGATAGTAGTGTTAATCAAATGTCTTATTTGTATTCTTATACTTAATTACCTTGTATAGTGTAAGGTCCTAAGTGTAAATAACGTTTATTGGTTGTACTATTTAAACAACCGAATAAAACAGAAACCCTGACGGGCATTTACGCAAACGCAAACCAACAAGAAATATACAAACTGAAATTGTTAATATTGCATAATGAAGCAAATCCTATAGTTGAGGAATGTATCAAACGCTACTATTATATATTGGATAAACTTCAAAAAGTTCCTAGAGTACATGAACGTAATTAATTGATTAAAACAAAACTTGGAAATCTGAACTACAAGAAGAAATAGAACAAGCTAAAAAGTGCTTCTATTCTATGTCAAACCCTTGATCAACTAGTCACtaactaattagttatatatagcACTTGTTACTAGTAGAAAAACCACTTGAAATCTCACTAGAAGAATCACACAGAAAACTAGATTTCCATGCATCTTGCAAACCTAGTGGCAAACTCATGAAAGGGTACCCCCCACTAGATGATCTCCCCCATTGGTCCTCAAAATGCGTATTGATTACACTCTCAGTGGCACCCTTCATCATTATCAAGCCACCccttccttcttgatcttgaacCCCATGGATAGAGTTTTCTTCCATTTCCACTGGTAAAGTAGTAATTGAGAAGCAACCGCCATTTATGTAACATTGTTGATGGTCATGGTGCAACCCATTAGTGATGTAGTCCAAACCCTCTGGTTTATCAAAATCTCCAAATATCGGATTAGGTATGTTAACTAGCAAAGATGATGCATCGATTGTTGATGACTTAGAACCGTAATTAGGTTCTTGGAACAAAAAGGGATAACTTGTTGCATAATTTAGGTGCTCACTGCTAGAAATGGAATTTTGTGGGTGTTTGTTGGTGGTCGTTGTAAGTGTAGGGGGTGTTGGGTTAATATTAAAGGGTTTGTAAAGAGACATGTTGTTACTTCCGGTATGGTTAGGAGAGAAGTTGGTGATCGATGAATGTTGTAAGTCATTGCTAGAAATGCCATGTTGAGTAAGGATGTTGCAGTCAGAAGGTGTTTCTTGCAAGATTGGAGATACCCATGAATGAGAGAGGGTTCTTTGTGCAGTCGAGCTTGCTTTCTTGAATATTCTACAGATTGCCCATGAGTCCTGCATATTTCGCAGATAATAATTAGCTTAGTAATTAAATGACGTATAGGAAGATATTAAACTAACGTTTTTCATTATACAATGTATCATGGGTTCGAATCTCAAAAATCATCTTGCGACAATGTCCAAGAAAAGGATGCACACAAAGGTCACACTTTTTTGTCACCTAGACCGATGTCTAAAAAAAAGTTGTTCATTTGAATTTTCAATATACATATGATGTAGTAGTCATTTAGAGTGGAACACCGAGCGAGTCTCGCATACAACCCTACCGTTTGTTTCTTGATCCAAGTGTAAACGAGGTTTCTATCAATATAGTCGGTGAAGAATAATTACTGATTATTTATTATCTACTAGCCTACTTTTTTTTCCTATGTTCTAAGAAGCTAATAACACATTACACATACGATCTACTTTGAGGACATGAAGGACTTACATTGGCAGGAATGGTTTTCTCAAGAAAACGTTTGTTCGGGGCAGTATGATCGGTAAGGGAAGGCAACCGAAACTCATGCATCATCCAGTCGGTTTTGATACCCTTTGCAGCTCTCCCTTTATAGAACACAAGTGACTTCTTCAAACCGATACATTTTGAACCCTCAGAGGCATAGATCGGCCGGTCTGTACCTGTGGCTTTCCAGAATCCAGCTCCGGTCACACGGTTTGGCCGAGCACTGTTACGATATTTCCTGTCCCTCGGACAGTAGAAGTACCATTCTTTCTCTCCGGTCATAGCCAActctaaagttgattaaaagaatTAAAGACAGAATCTTGTTAACTTCCATGCAGAAAGGAGAATACAAATCTTGCAAAAGCACAAAAAAGAAAATCTTGAAATCATGCGAtaaaaacaagaacatgaatcaTACTTGGAAGATCCCAGGGATCATGTTTATAGATATCTAATTGCTTGATGAGTTCAATGGAGAGTGGCCTTTGTTGTATCTTCCTCTTTAAGTAAAACCCAACAAGCTCCTCGTCGGTGGGATGAAACCGAAAACCTGGCAACATGATTTCCTCTATTTTATCACCATTCTCACTTCTCTCTTCCATTATCGGACCTATTTTAGCTCTAACTCTTACTCAAAAACAGAAAGAAAGAATATATACAGCAGCTAGCTTTTTACTTAGATCTggaaacccaaaaacaaaactgATATCTAACCGAACTACTTAACTAAAGAAAACCTATTAAATGATACCATAAAAAAAGTACGTACAGGTGATCGGAGTAAAACAGACGAGATGAAGAGAAAATTAGGTTTTCTTGTTTTAGCTAGCTAGGGTTAAGTGAGAAAGAAGCATGAAGAAAAGGAGATGAAAGTGAATGGTAAGTTTAGTTAATTTGAAGAGGAAGATATGCTTCCTCAATAGGGTTCTGCCTCCGAAGGATCAGCCGTTTTTTCAGGTGACCTTAAAGAAGAGCTGGTTTTTGCAAGGATCTCGCTGTATTAACCCCAAAAATAGTACgttagagagagaaactaaagAAATTATTTAACATAATGCTTTCAAAattaaaagaaagaagaaaaaaacaaCTACCAAGAAAGACTCTCACTAAGTCAATAATCGAATTGTTTATCTATTTTTCCTTCAAGAAAAAAGACTAGTTAATAAATTTGGAAAACCATTAAGGTAAAACTTTAATCCATATTATCCATTTAATTAATACATTTTaactatttatataaaattaatataacgttgttttttgaataatcaactAAAGTATGTCTTGTTTGTAATGCGATGGACTAGTATTAATTAATACCAATTTCCTTTTTACCATGTGATTAATGAGAGTCCTAATAACTTGATTTAAGAATAGATAGACTCAAAATATCAGAAAGTTGATAGATAGATATCTTTCAAccaaagattgggaatttaagtTTTATGTGTGACATGAAATGCGTACGTACGATTTACAGAGTAATAAGTAGGTGAGTTAGCCattctaattaaaaaaataactagATTCTAAAACTAAAGCGCTATAAAagaatcaaattttgaaaatcttAGTTAGTGATTCGCTAAACCCTAAACTAAAGACAGGTGACAAAagaatcaaaattttgaaaatgtcACTTATTTACTCCACACTTCGGGTGTTTTGGAAAGCCATCAAACTACGCTAGTCTATTGAAACTAAAGGAGAAAAGTAATGCTTATGGCACATTTTATAAGCATTAGCATGTTCAATCGGATTAAAAATAAGGTCCAATCATGTAAATTTGATTGGTCTATAGGGTGTATCTCTCCTACCTCGTGTTTTTTCTTGTAATCGGAATTAGGCTTCTCGATTAATTAggtttctttttctcttttgtgCTAATAATATTTGTTCGTcgttaaaaaaaacaataataagtACATATTGCTATAAGTCAGAAATAGaaatttttgaatttgaaaactaAACAAGCTATCTTTTTGAAAACCATGAAAATCTTATTAATTTCTTGGTCTTTTTGGGAGAAAAAGACTCTTATATTTCAAACTTTAATGCATCTATCCATGCAACCCTTTTTGGGGGTAGTTTATTAATTCCAAATTGATGAATCTCAAGGGATTAGTTTGGTTTGTTGGGATCATGATCGATCTCTATTATTAACTATTTCTTAATAACTAaattttctcatttaatttcaatATATCGATGCATGAAAGTAATAAATGTTATTTACTTAAAATATAATCATGAGCAGATAAAGACAAACAAAATTCCAAGAAGAGGTGTTTAATGCGTTGTTTAATGAGCTTTCATTTGGGGTTTTTGAGTTATGTGTAAATGTGGACTTTGGAAACCGGCAAAAgctcaaaattatatatatttagctGCCAAATTCTATGCACACACAGTCGAAATCTTGAGTTATAATAACCTTTaatttaataacttaattattcaaAGTATCGAATAATGCAGTTTCTATTCCATTCCTTCAAAGCTTCTATTCCACTGACCTGTCAGGATAATATGAATATCTTAAGGGCCATTTGGACCGCTAAAGATTCCCCCTACTGTCATACGCTATATGACTCCATACACCAGTCGATTTATTTAAAGATTCATTCAATGAGCTACTTCTTATCTCAAAGACTTACAAGATATATATATTAGAATATCAAGTACATGCGGTGAATTACTATTTGGCCCTATCTTTCTTCACCTTATTTGTTTAACAggactagggttagggttttggtaatatatgtataagatagtAGATGTTAGCATAGCCTATGTATGCATGCCCTAATTAATTATCAGTGGTGTAGTCaggattttattttaatataggccaaataatataaaaaatatgaaCGAGTGGCAAAATTCTTCAAACCATAACAAAatgtaactatatatatatatatatatatatatatatatatatatatatatatatatatatatatatatatatatatatatatatatatatatatatgcattcttAACTAAATTAATTATCAGTGGTGTAGTCTATGTATACATGTGCTAATTAATTATCAGTGGTGTAGTcagaattttattttaatataggccaaataatataaaaaatatgaaCGAGTGGCAAAATTCTTCAAACCATAACAAAatgtaactatatatatatatatatatatatatatatatatatatatatatatatatatgcattcttaactaaattgtttaatttaaattgcaCATGATGTTGTCTTAtatcattaaaataatataaaactgAGTCTAAATGATATAGACAACAATGTATTCTCTTCTATTAATTTCAATTTTGAATGGAATATGTCATAttagaaccatatatatatatatatatatatatatatatatatatatatatatatatatatatatatatatatatataatcttaatTTTGTGTGGGTGGACCAAGACTCACTCTTGTCCTATATTGACTACACCCTTGTTAATTGCTATGAAGAGTATACAAGACTTAATTTTTGGCATATGCCTACACCATGCATGTTGGTCTTAAAACAAGTATGAGGGTGTATGTAACAAAAATACATGTTAACAATGAGAATAACATCAACTACAAAGCAAACAGTGGCGGAACCAGAAAAAATATTTAGGGATAGCACATTTTTTTCTGCGTAAGACCTAAAGGGTAAAATCGGAAAAACTCCAGCTTTACCTAACAGGTTGAATTCTCTAACTGCTTTTTCTGCCTAATTTCTAACCGGTTGCAACTTAACAGCCTTCCCCCTTGCTTTAACTAATGTGAACCTGCATAACTATAAGTATATAAAAATGTCATGAAAATTGGAACTCTACTTTCATCCAACAAACATTTACCTGGAAGTATCATCCCCATCATCTTTATCTTATTAAACAAAAGAAAAACTAAGATTAAATTAGAatgttaaggaagccatgactGATGGCTAAATTTAAGAATATAAACATGTATCATTACTTCATAACATTATAGTCAAACATATACttaaaactaaaataaattatGTTCAACAATTTCTCATTATCATTTTCAGTTTGGATTATGCCTCGTCAATACCTACCACATATAGAGTTATGCTTAGTACTAATGTCACATGTGCATCAATCTACACTTGAATCATTCCAAAAACAGATCAGTAACCAGTTGAAGAACAGAAAGCAAcaaaaccaaaataaaagatGTCAATAGGTGTTGGGATGGATGCTTGAAGAAACTAATATAGTTTGTTTTTCATTGAAAAGTTTTATCAAACACTTAATGTTCATAATAGACCCCAAATTAAACAATCAAACTcatgaaaaactcataaaaatataGTATAATCTATAAAACTATTTAATGATTTCTCCTAGTAGGAAATAAAATATAATCATCCAATATGGACACAATCAGAAAGCAAGTAAAGCAACTACCGTGTTTTGGATCTGTAATTGAGAAGATGagcaaaaaaaaatcataagttTTAGCTGTAAAATAGAGAAACTCGTGTGTGACTTCACTACTCCGCTTTCTCATCTTCATTACCCTTCGTCTTCAACAATCTGGGCTAAAGAGTATCACAATATATTATCTAGGTGTAGTATCtcttttaacaaaaaaattacaTTTCTCAGACAAACTTGAGGGGTAGCACGGGCTACCCCTAGCTACTAATAGGTTCCGCCCCTGAAAGCAAATTAGATTTGTATATTAGTATATCTAATATAAACCTTTCCTTTATTCTTTTTTGCTACCAATTTTTTTAAATTGTTGAAGGTCAAGCAAAAAACTAAAACCCGAAAAGAAACAAGGAAGATAGAAAAAGAAGTAGGATATAATTCAATTTAACAGGGAGTAGACCCATAAGTTTTTTCAAAGAGAGACAAACACAAAACATATAATCTTGTATAACTATAGTTCAAAACAAAATTAAGTCTAATATTTATCAAATACATTTTCATGAAATAAAGCACTTCTCAATCACCTTTTGGACATTTGAGGATCTATTcatcaaaacaacaagaaataTTACAAGAAACGCTAGCGAAAAGCTAGTGGAAGGATAAAAAGCAACCAACATTGTATCTACAACCCATTCCTCCCAAACTAACCTGAACCCCTCCCAAGTTCTAGACTTGAGCCAATAAAAAGCAATAGCTTTCACATCTACAACAACAGAATTAATATAAGTCAACTTGTTGTTAAAGACAATACGATTCCTATGACTCTAAAGAAACAACAAATACACATTGGTAATGACTTACATCATCGttttttctttcttcttcaacCATCTATGCGCAGTCCCATCGCGCTAATTGATTACGGAGGTAGCATTGTGAGGAAACTAATTCCACTAGCCATTAATCTTTACTCTAATTTCCTTGTCCGACGAACATTCTAGGAAGAGATGTTCAGTAATTTATTCTTTACTGTTACAAGTGGGACAAAGAGTCAAATATCACATCTAATATGGAACCCCGACTCTCCCCTTATGTCAAGATTAGATCTCGTTGGTAGCCGACCCAAACTCAATCTTCAAATAAATAGATTAATTTTAATAGGAACAAATGTGTCCTAAAAGGTTGTCACCGAAGCTTTATCAAGTgagattgtaacatcccgatgacaATGTACATCTAATTTTAAccatataattttattatattgcaATTTGGACCCTAAGTAAAAGAAAGTGTGCAATGAAGGCCCTAGTGGTATTTTCATAATATTGGATGTTGAGGGAGTACGCCATGCATACGTATGTATGTCGAGTGTACTAGGGAACGAActagtacactgggcatacatATGTACACAGGACGTACGCGTaaggcatgaaaaccctagtttttaggttttggctcatatttaaaccccattatagcccaTTTCCCCTCACCTCATTAGCCTCCATCTTCTTGATACGtttttgcaaccctaattcatCTTGTGAAGCATTTATAAGCTTGAGAGTATGTGTTTAGTGCTCTTAAAGAAGAAGGAATGAAGGAGAGACCACCTTGGAGGAGTAAAGCTCTTTGGATCTAGGATCACACCACCTTTTGGCAGCAATTTGATGTATCATGTTCTGCACTTGGTGAAGTTTCATTTAGATCTTGTGTTGGAatgatttttggtcctttttctcCCAAATATGGAGGTTTGTGAACATAACATGTGTTAGAtagggtgtctaagtccataactatatttggtatgtacttgatccgagagtagcatggtccatttgggttgcacttcaccggaaaaATTTGTAAGggtggacttttgagaagaggttatttatgatttattaatatattataagttctaatatattaatatgaaaccatattatttaattagtattgatcaagaattgatttggaattaattaaatatatggggattgactgTGTAAATGaatcattcttataaagtgggctaatgatccatgattccttatgttgggctaaacccatgtggtgactcatggatactccatggaggttaaaacccatggagcatgaggaatatggacagtcatgcacattagggtttgcatggtgtaaccctaatgtagccacactatataagaagccctctGTTGCATGAAATCAACTACTAGAGCATATTCAAGAGTGCTAGCTAAAATTAGTGTGTGCAAATAACCTCTCTCTAGTTCTTCCATTAGTTGGTGGTGATTTGTGGTTCCATTTGAGGcgttcacattattggtgctaagctcttaaagcttcaaggttttcaactacactaaaaggtatgtcatctaactagaattttgtagtatagatactccattgtatgctagttaggatgatgctttggatttttgaaagtttgcatgtatattagagaaaacatgtgttagaatgctcaaaactcatcagcagtatcagagcctaggattgttttccaaTATACTTGATGCTCCTTGCTTTCAAATGcttaaaaaaatcgattttcaactTTCTAGacagtggactcaccgagttagtTCATGcattcgacgagttggtgctccatagtgcagatttttgagttttaaggctggaattggactacgatcattaccctaaattgtttttgaacttatcaacatgttttttgatgtggtaatgatcatgctaatccaatttaaaatataattgtcaaagtttcagttttgtattagtttatatggttaggctaattgcatgaaatttgtttgatttgaattgtcttgttcatatgagtttaattgtATCTTctatgaattatttgattattgtattagttaaataatgttttaaatgtttttaatcaactccataacttgtcctcaatttatggatgttatggaacatgaaaggtTTTTCTATTAAAGAtgtcattaaactcatatgttatgaacttgaagagttttgacaagtttcaaaacttgtcctcaagttttggaatttgtaaagtctcactaaatgatactttaattccaaaccttggaatattaaaaattaaaattcaacccttatattattataatattatatgtttaatatacatacatatatatatatatatatatatatatatatatatatatatatatatatatatgtaagacaAGTCGgatttactgttagtaggcctcatatatgaagccggtctataagggtggtataaggttactgcctataaaatggtggtttaataggtgtccactctcacccaccgcttccatgactagtggagggtcgttagccgaacgggtagtacaaagactataattctcattaaaagtataatgataattataaagtaactaaaccttttataaattcccaatcttagttactttaggaaaatgtaaaattgatgctaatccatgaaattacactttgcaccttaccatgttgttaatggagcgtgtgtggttaaccggcatattaacttggactagtaacagtggcaaagggtagcttaatgtttatcataaggtcaatggagcgtgtttggttaaccgacacattggtTAAGGTGATAATtgacattgagagtaccaagtacatttgaatggttattcacaccttgtttgtgatcctcgatatcccagtcacaaaactaaagggcataatcaagatttaaacatgccattgaaatgttcaatgaatctcaaaggatctaggagtatcaaatccaattaaaacttaattaacaaatttcattttcatggtggaaattcgtAAATCCTCatttacataccttcaaatattttgcaagttggattacggcatccctcttccaaattgtaaaatattgtgttgggacctagccttaatatttcattttgggtgttatattaaggactctttatctaatctaaactttggctttctttcttttcagatgtcttccaacactgcttctggctaaAACCCTATCGGctcctctctcatgaacctttatgggagactcatctttgatggaactaatttcaatgattggattaggaacatcaggatggtcacttgcTACGAGGACAAGAAATATGTCCTCAACAAGGAGCTTAAGAATATCGATGAGTCTGCTGCTAATCCTCAGGAGCTTGCTGATTTCAGGGCACATGAGAAAGATGCCACCAAGGTAGCTTGTATCATGCTTTCCACCATGTctcctgaactccaaaagtcctatgaggacttctacccttttgagatgcaccaggatatgatggagagataccatcagagtgctcgtcaagagcggtatgaagtTATCTGCTCCATGATtacaacaaagatgaaggatAGTGAACCCATCAAGGGCTACTTGCAGCAAATGCAAATGTTTGTTGACCGTCTGCtcaaattgaatgtgaactttgatgaggagcttctatagatattattctacactatttacctccatgttatg
This window encodes:
- the LOC111896123 gene encoding putative NAC domain-containing protein 94; translation: MEERSENGDKIEEIMLPGFRFHPTDEELVGFYLKRKIQQRPLSIELIKQLDIYKHDPWDLPKLAMTGEKEWYFYCPRDRKYRNSARPNRVTGAGFWKATGTDRPIYASEGSKCIGLKKSLVFYKGRAAKGIKTDWMMHEFRLPSLTDHTAPNKRFLEKTIPANDSWAICRIFKKASSTAQRTLSHSWVSPILQETPSDCNILTQHGISSNDLQHSSITNFSPNHTGSNNMSLYKPFNINPTPPTLTTTTNKHPQNSISSSEHLNYATSYPFLFQEPNYGSKSSTIDASSLLVNIPNPIFGDFDKPEGLDYITNGLHHDHQQCYINGGCFSITTLPVEMEENSIHGVQDQEGRGGLIMMKGATESVINTHFEDQWGRSSSGGYPFMSLPLGLQDAWKSSFLCDSSSEISSGFSTSNKCYI